A genomic window from Cryobacterium sp. SO2 includes:
- a CDS encoding META domain-containing protein produces the protein MATHPPRRYSPARFVLAAAFVLLLAGCTIVTPDSQSPSGTAQPGALVGTWVIDKTFDSPEQPYVSFVQDNTWSASDGCNRVQGTWELGADGTLTTTSGPQTMMACDGAQLPLAVTRGTRVEVDGDTLVIHSSFDSTETTLVRSQDSTVGPQGLPIGYWVESNTPTAPFLSIQADGSYSGNDGCNVLTGAWEQTDDEAILFTAGATTLRACEGVDQWLSQAAQGRVQARVMTLQSADGTVLGQLTSR, from the coding sequence ATGGCTACCCACCCGCCCCGCCGGTATTCCCCCGCTCGGTTCGTCCTGGCGGCGGCCTTCGTTCTGCTGCTCGCCGGATGCACCATCGTGACGCCGGACAGCCAGTCGCCGTCAGGCACGGCACAGCCGGGCGCGCTCGTGGGCACCTGGGTGATCGACAAGACCTTCGACAGCCCGGAGCAGCCGTACGTCTCCTTCGTGCAGGACAACACCTGGAGCGCTTCAGACGGCTGCAACCGGGTGCAGGGCACCTGGGAGCTCGGCGCGGACGGCACCCTCACCACCACCTCGGGGCCGCAGACCATGATGGCCTGCGACGGCGCCCAGCTGCCCCTCGCGGTGACGCGGGGCACCCGGGTGGAGGTCGACGGCGACACCCTGGTCATCCACAGTTCGTTCGACTCGACGGAGACCACCCTGGTGCGGTCCCAGGACAGCACGGTGGGCCCGCAGGGACTCCCGATCGGTTACTGGGTCGAATCGAACACCCCCACGGCGCCGTTCCTGTCCATCCAGGCCGACGGCAGCTACTCCGGCAACGACGGCTGCAACGTGCTGACCGGCGCCTGGGAGCAGACCGACGACGAGGCGATCCTCTTCACCGCCGGGGCGACGACGCTCCGGGCCTGCGAAGGTGTCGACCAGTGGCTGAGCCAGGCCGCCCAGGGCCGCGTGCAGGCCAGGGTGATGACGCTGCAATCGGCCGACGGCACCGTGCTCGGCCAACTCACCTCCCGCTAG
- a CDS encoding GNAT family N-acetyltransferase, whose translation MPHSSPLVKPWSDLSTDELYAILKLRTDVFFIEQKIDETELDDRDREPGTVHYWLAADGQVTSYLRVLLDTEPEHLDAARVIGRVVVHPDHRGAGLARVLLQRVIDDFGDQAMLLHAQDYIVPLYAHFGFVPFGAPYLEAGINHQSMYRPAGG comes from the coding sequence GTGCCCCACAGCTCCCCCCTCGTGAAACCCTGGTCCGACCTCAGCACCGACGAGCTCTACGCGATCCTCAAGCTGCGCACGGATGTCTTTTTCATCGAGCAGAAGATTGACGAAACCGAACTCGACGATCGTGATCGCGAGCCCGGCACCGTGCACTACTGGCTGGCCGCCGACGGGCAGGTCACCTCCTATCTGCGGGTTCTGCTCGACACCGAACCGGAGCATCTCGACGCGGCCCGGGTGATCGGCCGCGTGGTGGTGCATCCCGACCACCGCGGAGCCGGCCTGGCCCGGGTGCTGCTGCAGCGCGTGATCGACGACTTCGGCGATCAGGCGATGCTGCTGCACGCGCAGGACTACATCGTGCCGCTCTACGCGCACTTCGGGTTCGTTCCGTTCGGCGCTCCCTATCTGGAGGCCGGCATCAACCACCAGAGCATGTACCGTCCCGCCGGTGGCTGA
- a CDS encoding LacI family DNA-binding transcriptional regulator — protein MSDAPKRPTLADVAREAGTSTAVVSYVVNNGPRRVAEATRVRVQAAITALGYRRNSLAGALSVGRTNLVGLLVPDSSNAFFSELARHVEVAARERGYLTLLGNTNYDREVERGYESAFSDVQVAAIFVVTIDPDDPVIDHTPRIYLHSAPEAGGTSSVLFDDEEGARLAVQHLIGHGHTEIHCVTSLDDFGPTGRRARGWATAMAAAGLSTAGLLHRVPMDRIEAETALRRLLAAGAPPAIFATTDEHALAVLRAAALAGVRIPEQTALVGFDGIREALLGSVRLTTVAVSLPAMAERVFDHLAEWTPGAHPLTVLPPALVVGETCGC, from the coding sequence ATGAGCGATGCTCCGAAACGGCCCACCCTGGCCGATGTCGCCCGGGAGGCCGGCACCTCCACCGCCGTGGTGAGTTACGTGGTGAACAACGGCCCCCGTCGCGTGGCCGAGGCCACCCGGGTGCGGGTGCAGGCGGCCATCACCGCCCTCGGCTACCGTCGCAATTCGCTGGCAGGAGCGCTCAGCGTTGGACGCACCAATCTGGTGGGACTGCTCGTGCCCGACTCGTCGAACGCGTTCTTCAGCGAGCTCGCCCGGCACGTGGAGGTGGCCGCCCGCGAGCGCGGTTACCTCACCCTGCTCGGCAACACCAACTACGACCGTGAGGTGGAGCGCGGCTACGAGTCGGCGTTCTCCGATGTGCAGGTGGCGGCGATCTTCGTCGTGACGATCGATCCCGACGACCCCGTGATCGACCACACGCCGCGCATCTACCTGCACTCGGCGCCGGAGGCCGGCGGCACCTCGAGCGTGCTGTTCGACGACGAGGAGGGGGCCAGGCTCGCCGTGCAGCACCTGATCGGCCACGGGCACACCGAGATCCACTGCGTGACCAGCCTCGACGACTTCGGCCCCACCGGGCGCCGGGCCCGCGGCTGGGCCACGGCGATGGCCGCCGCCGGCCTGTCCACGGCGGGCCTGCTGCACCGGGTGCCGATGGACCGCATCGAGGCCGAGACCGCGCTCCGTCGGCTGCTGGCCGCCGGGGCGCCGCCCGCGATCTTCGCCACGACAGACGAACACGCCCTCGCGGTGCTGCGGGCGGCGGCGCTGGCGGGCGTGCGCATACCGGAGCAGACCGCGCTGGTCGGTTTCGACGGCATCCGTGAGGCGCTGCTGGGCAGTGTGCGGCTCACCACCGTGGCCGTCTCCCTGCCCGCGATGGCCGAGCGGGTGTTCGACCACCTGGCCGAGTGGACCCCCGGCGCGCATCCGCTCACCGTACTGCCCCCGGCTCTCGTGGTCGGCGAGACCTGCGGCTGCTGA
- the cls gene encoding cardiolipin synthase yields MWDFQAGAWLLAALHALFVLVATVYVSANRRPSAAIAWVLAIIFIPFLGVLIFLIVGVGRLPRARREKQRKVNELILARTDGLDQVSHRDEWPPWLTSAVRLNRTLGALPMVGGNRVELLPDYEGSIARMVEAVDEATEFVHVQFYILVLDQTTQPFFDALARAIQRGVTVHVLSDYLACLMLPRRKETLAALAAMGAHWQALLPLRFWRGQWRRPDMRNHRKLLVVDGRLGFSGSQNMIDATYLKPGNLKRGLRWHELMMRIEGPAVRELNAVFLADWFSETDEMLPFDTSPVVLGPEPHLLDAQVLPSGPSFENDNNLKLYALLIHKAEHRVSITSPYFVPEESTMLAIVTAASRGVEVELFASAIGDQALVYHAQRSYYEELLRAGVSIYLYREPTVLHAKHFTIDDDVAVVGSSNMDIRSFSLNMEVSVLVHGADFVRRMRLVQDDYRANSRKLELADWLDRPAGGRIFDNLARLTSSLQ; encoded by the coding sequence ATGTGGGATTTTCAGGCCGGCGCCTGGCTCCTCGCGGCGCTGCACGCACTGTTCGTGCTCGTCGCCACCGTGTACGTCTCCGCCAACCGGCGGCCGTCCGCGGCCATCGCCTGGGTGTTGGCGATCATCTTCATCCCCTTCCTCGGCGTGCTCATCTTCCTCATCGTGGGAGTGGGGCGGCTGCCGCGGGCCCGTCGCGAGAAGCAGCGGAAGGTGAACGAACTGATCCTGGCTCGCACCGACGGCCTCGACCAGGTGAGCCACCGCGACGAGTGGCCGCCCTGGCTCACCTCCGCGGTGCGGCTGAACCGCACCCTCGGTGCGCTGCCCATGGTGGGCGGCAACCGGGTGGAGCTGCTTCCCGACTACGAGGGGTCGATCGCCCGGATGGTGGAGGCCGTCGACGAGGCGACCGAGTTCGTGCACGTGCAGTTCTACATCCTCGTGCTCGACCAGACCACGCAGCCGTTCTTCGACGCCCTGGCCCGCGCGATCCAGCGCGGCGTCACTGTGCACGTGCTCTCGGACTACCTCGCCTGCCTGATGCTGCCGCGCCGCAAAGAAACCCTCGCGGCGCTCGCCGCGATGGGCGCGCACTGGCAGGCCCTGTTGCCGTTGCGATTCTGGCGCGGACAGTGGCGCCGGCCGGATATGCGCAACCACCGCAAGCTTCTCGTCGTCGACGGGCGCCTGGGTTTCAGCGGCTCGCAGAACATGATCGACGCCACCTACCTCAAGCCCGGCAACCTCAAGCGGGGACTTCGCTGGCACGAGCTGATGATGCGGATCGAGGGGCCCGCGGTGCGCGAGCTGAACGCGGTGTTCCTGGCGGACTGGTTCAGCGAGACCGATGAGATGCTTCCGTTCGACACCTCGCCCGTGGTGCTCGGCCCAGAGCCGCACCTGCTCGACGCGCAGGTGCTGCCCAGCGGTCCGAGCTTCGAAAACGACAACAACCTCAAGCTCTACGCCCTGCTCATCCACAAGGCCGAGCACCGGGTGAGCATCACCAGCCCCTACTTCGTGCCGGAGGAATCGACCATGCTCGCCATCGTCACCGCCGCCTCCCGCGGGGTGGAGGTGGAACTGTTCGCCTCCGCCATCGGCGACCAGGCGCTGGTCTACCACGCGCAGCGGTCCTACTACGAGGAGCTGCTGCGGGCGGGGGTGTCGATCTACCTCTACCGGGAGCCGACGGTGCTGCACGCGAAGCATTTCACCATCGACGACGACGTGGCGGTGGTGGGGTCGAGCAATATGGACATCCGCTCGTTCAGCCTGAACATGGAGGTGTCGGTGCTCGTGCACGGCGCAGACTTCGTGCGACGGATGCGCCTGGTGCAAGACGATTACCGGGCCAACAGCCGCAAGCTCGAGCTGGCCGACTGGTTGGACAGGCCCGCAGGCGGCCGGATCTTCGACAATCTCGCCCGGCTGACGTCGTCGCTGCAATAG
- a CDS encoding DUF4190 domain-containing protein, whose translation MGTYPITIVVILGGALAVIFLLRFGIRQNARAAAVDPDPDATGGLAVLSFVVALILPVIGVVLAHLTLSRIARGQASGRAFAYAALWVGYALIVLELGVVIFLYQSNYWT comes from the coding sequence ATGGGCACCTATCCGATCACCATCGTCGTCATCCTGGGCGGTGCGCTCGCAGTGATCTTCCTGCTGCGCTTCGGCATCCGCCAGAACGCCAGGGCGGCCGCCGTGGACCCCGACCCGGACGCCACGGGCGGCCTCGCCGTGCTGAGCTTCGTCGTGGCGCTGATCCTGCCTGTGATCGGGGTGGTCCTGGCGCACCTCACCCTGTCCCGCATCGCGCGCGGCCAGGCCAGCGGGCGGGCGTTCGCGTATGCGGCCCTGTGGGTGGGCTACGCGTTGATCGTGCTGGAACTGGGCGTGGTGATCTTCCTCTACCAGTCCAACTACTGGACCTGA
- a CDS encoding ECF transporter S component encodes MSTATATTTPKARRAPFAVTSRTIVFGAIGAALYGALGVFSFIIPGTANVAIRPAIAIIPFVGARFGPIAGFFTGAVGNALVDQIQGFGFLTYWNWSLANGFIGLVAGLIAFYTPEPKKTGAQILRVALIALVAVVVGLLFTATDLLLGNTFEYWFFGAYIPAIISTSIAAVIIAPVLDQAWKPLQNLAGR; translated from the coding sequence ATGAGCACCGCCACCGCCACCACCACCCCCAAGGCCCGACGCGCCCCCTTCGCCGTCACCTCCCGCACCATCGTCTTCGGCGCCATCGGCGCCGCCCTCTACGGCGCGCTGGGCGTCTTCAGCTTCATCATCCCCGGCACCGCCAACGTCGCCATCCGCCCGGCCATCGCGATCATCCCGTTCGTCGGCGCCCGGTTCGGACCGATCGCCGGCTTCTTCACCGGCGCCGTCGGCAACGCCCTCGTCGACCAGATCCAGGGCTTCGGCTTCCTCACCTACTGGAACTGGAGCCTCGCGAACGGCTTCATCGGCCTCGTCGCCGGCCTGATCGCGTTCTACACGCCCGAACCGAAGAAGACCGGCGCCCAGATCCTGCGCGTGGCCCTCATCGCCCTCGTCGCCGTGGTCGTCGGCCTGCTCTTCACCGCCACCGACCTGCTGCTCGGCAACACCTTCGAGTACTGGTTCTTCGGCGCGTACATCCCGGCCATCATCTCCACCTCCATCGCCGCCGTCATCATCGCCCCGGTGCTC
- a CDS encoding phospholipase: MRPHTPKSPTSDLSAPITRAARKTRRTRSRRLTLIAGGLVLAGVVAGTGFTVQSAVAEQRQQAQQESDARAAAKAAEISKTHLAASVALYDADTALDAAANKVDASDLSATTSSLTGYISMPLDEVSELTSQATEQAAAVTAAAAEADRVAVEAAAAQAAADAQAAAQAQAAAEALAAGNTPAGAKATAASLAASRYGWGESQFSCLVQLWQKESGWSYTAYNDDGGATGIPQALPGSKMAAAGSDWATNATTQISWGLDYINASYGSPCSAWSHSQAMNWY, from the coding sequence ATGCGCCCCCACACTCCGAAGTCCCCCACGTCCGACCTGTCCGCCCCCATCACCCGCGCCGCCCGGAAGACCCGCCGCACCCGCAGCCGCCGCCTCACCCTCATCGCCGGCGGCCTCGTGCTCGCCGGAGTCGTGGCCGGCACCGGCTTCACCGTGCAGTCCGCTGTCGCCGAGCAGCGCCAGCAGGCCCAGCAGGAGAGCGATGCCCGCGCCGCGGCCAAGGCTGCTGAGATCAGCAAGACGCACCTCGCCGCATCCGTGGCTCTCTACGACGCCGACACCGCGCTCGACGCCGCCGCGAACAAGGTGGATGCGTCCGACCTCTCGGCCACGACGAGCTCGCTGACCGGATACATCTCGATGCCGCTCGACGAGGTGAGCGAGCTCACCTCGCAGGCCACCGAGCAGGCCGCGGCCGTCACCGCCGCCGCCGCCGAAGCCGACAGGGTGGCCGTCGAGGCCGCCGCCGCCCAGGCCGCCGCCGACGCGCAGGCCGCTGCCCAGGCGCAGGCCGCCGCCGAGGCCCTCGCCGCCGGCAACACTCCCGCCGGGGCGAAAGCCACCGCCGCGAGCCTGGCCGCCTCCCGCTACGGCTGGGGCGAGAGCCAGTTCTCCTGCCTGGTGCAGCTCTGGCAGAAGGAATCCGGCTGGTCGTACACGGCCTACAACGACGACGGCGGTGCCACCGGCATCCCGCAGGCGCTGCCGGGCAGCAAGATGGCCGCGGCCGGCTCCGACTGGGCCACGAACGCCACGACCCAGATCTCCTGGGGCCTGGACTACATCAACGCGTCCTACGGCAGCCCGTGCTCGGCCTGGTCGCACTCGCAGGCCATGAACTGGTACTAG
- a CDS encoding GAP family protein gives MGEWGQLLPLALTIALSPLPLAALLLMLLAPDGFRAAAGFSIGWFIGVLLSATLLAVLSSLLPHDRSSGTRVLQVVVPLLLGLVLIVLGIVQWHDRPRRGQVVPLPRWLSALDRLTPARATILGVGYAAFRPKNLVMAAAAGVVILGAHTDPTGIIFSVALFTALASITMLGPVLAYAFGGAAVRLRLVRLRQWLVSNMPLITVVTVLLLGIFLVLAGLGELLGQLLS, from the coding sequence ATGGGCGAATGGGGGCAGCTGCTGCCGCTGGCGCTGACCATCGCGCTCAGCCCGCTGCCGCTGGCCGCGCTGCTGCTGATGCTGCTCGCACCCGACGGGTTCCGGGCGGCCGCGGGCTTCAGCATCGGCTGGTTCATCGGCGTGCTGCTCTCGGCCACGCTGCTCGCGGTGCTGTCGTCGCTGCTGCCGCACGACAGGTCGTCGGGCACCCGTGTGCTGCAGGTGGTGGTGCCGCTGCTGCTGGGCCTCGTGCTGATCGTGCTGGGAATCGTGCAGTGGCACGACAGGCCCCGCCGCGGCCAGGTGGTGCCGTTGCCGCGCTGGCTGAGCGCGCTGGACCGGCTGACCCCGGCCAGGGCGACCATCCTCGGGGTGGGCTATGCCGCGTTCCGGCCGAAGAACCTGGTGATGGCGGCCGCAGCCGGGGTGGTGATCCTCGGCGCGCACACCGACCCCACCGGGATCATCTTCTCCGTGGCGCTGTTCACCGCGCTGGCCTCCATCACGATGCTCGGGCCCGTGCTCGCCTACGCATTCGGCGGTGCCGCGGTGCGGCTCCGGCTGGTGCGGCTGCGGCAGTGGCTGGTGAGCAATATGCCGCTCATCACCGTCGTCACCGTGCTGCTGCTGGGCATCTTCCTGGTGCTCGCGGGCCTGGGCGAACTGCTCGGCCAGCTGCTCTCCTGA
- a CDS encoding adenosylhomocysteinase: MTGRILDPGLWREGQDKIDWAARFMPVTQSLCGQLADSGLLRGTSIALVLVLEPKTANLALELAKAGADVSVMCHASSTRDDTAAALERAGVTVFSRSDATPAMDHAFALELLDQRPDILVDDGSSITRLAHTDRPGVLEQMIGATEETTSGLRPLRVMEAAGALRIPVLAANDALCKTLFDNGYGTGQSTVLTMLDLLGTPLAGRNVVIAGYGYVGRGVAREVAALGGRVTIAEVDPVKALEATFAGFRVDTLARAARSADLLISATGIAHTIDVEHLLALPEGAAVAVSGGVGQEIAIDAVLAAGATRHPAGHLVERFALPNGRSIRILDDGGCINCTAGEGNPIEIMDLSFGVQAGAIEYLLTHGAGLANAVHLLPASVDDRVARAKLAALGARLDVPSAAQQDFLGGWRGTSTAYTAGPAESAENPS; encoded by the coding sequence ATGACCGGCCGCATCCTCGACCCCGGTCTCTGGCGCGAAGGCCAGGACAAGATCGACTGGGCCGCCCGGTTCATGCCCGTCACCCAGAGCCTCTGCGGGCAGCTCGCCGACAGCGGCCTGCTGCGCGGCACCAGCATCGCCCTGGTGCTCGTGCTCGAACCCAAGACCGCCAACCTGGCCCTCGAGCTGGCCAAGGCCGGCGCCGACGTCTCGGTGATGTGCCACGCCTCGAGCACCCGCGACGACACCGCCGCCGCCCTCGAGCGCGCCGGCGTCACCGTTTTCTCGCGCAGCGACGCCACCCCCGCTATGGACCACGCCTTCGCCCTCGAGCTGCTCGACCAGCGGCCCGACATCCTCGTCGACGACGGCTCGAGCATCACCCGGCTGGCCCACACCGACCGGCCCGGGGTGCTCGAGCAGATGATCGGCGCCACCGAAGAGACCACCAGCGGGCTGCGTCCGTTGCGAGTGATGGAGGCCGCCGGGGCGCTGCGCATCCCGGTGCTCGCCGCCAACGACGCCCTCTGCAAAACCCTGTTCGACAACGGCTACGGCACCGGGCAGTCCACGGTACTCACCATGCTCGACCTGCTCGGCACCCCGCTCGCCGGCCGCAACGTGGTGATCGCCGGCTACGGCTACGTGGGCCGCGGCGTCGCCCGCGAGGTCGCCGCGCTCGGCGGACGGGTCACCATCGCCGAGGTCGACCCCGTGAAGGCCCTCGAGGCCACCTTTGCCGGCTTCCGCGTCGACACCCTCGCCCGCGCCGCCCGCAGCGCCGACCTGCTGATCTCGGCCACCGGCATCGCGCACACCATCGACGTCGAACACCTGCTCGCCCTGCCGGAAGGCGCCGCCGTGGCCGTCTCCGGCGGTGTCGGCCAGGAGATCGCCATCGACGCGGTGCTCGCCGCCGGCGCCACCCGGCACCCGGCCGGCCACCTCGTTGAGCGGTTTGCGCTGCCGAACGGCCGCAGCATCCGCATCCTCGACGACGGCGGCTGCATCAACTGCACGGCCGGCGAGGGCAATCCGATCGAAATCATGGACCTCTCCTTCGGCGTGCAGGCCGGCGCCATCGAATACCTGCTCACCCACGGCGCCGGCCTGGCCAACGCCGTGCACCTGCTGCCGGCCAGCGTCGACGACAGGGTCGCCCGCGCCAAGCTCGCTGCCCTGGGCGCCAGGCTCGACGTGCCCAGCGCGGCCCAGCAAGACTTCCTGGGCGGATGGCGCGGCACCAGCACGGCCTACACGGCCGGGCCCGCAGAATCCGCGGAGAATCCCTCGTGA
- a CDS encoding ABC transporter ATP-binding protein, which produces MSALVELNRVSVTYRSASRPALIDASLSIEPGEIVLVAGPSGCGKSTLLRVVNGLVPRSYRAEVSGSIQVNGQDSAEFTLRTISETVGTLLQNPAKQVVGHSVLAELAFGLENRGVRPAEILSRAHAVARRLGIENLLETAPHELSGGQLQLVAFAGILILEPALIIVDEPLANLDPDASHRLLGAVREYVRGGGAALIVEHRVDEIVELAPDRVLYLDEGATLYSGDLAGFLAVASPQAVKLPFRTLVDRHRSEPDGQPVLAEPDCATAGAARLEFVDAHLGYGSTTILSAVTTRLHAGERVAILGHNGAGKSTLLRAAVGLVDPLAGQVLLENVPVETLGAKELVGICGYLFQNPAQALFSDTVSAELAFGPKNLGRSEAEIAEISRIALEAVLLHEEPDILARPPRTLSFGQQRRLAVALALTLQPRTLILDEPTAGQDERSATHFLDAIWDLPGIDSIYFITHDIDMALSRADRVIVVSDGCIVADDTPAAIVHHTGLWHATTVGATAGVLRETDYVRAAREHGPRTGRMPRAWDLARQVAGAPPVPAPAS; this is translated from the coding sequence GTGAGCGCCCTCGTCGAACTGAACCGCGTGTCGGTCACTTACCGCTCCGCGTCCAGGCCCGCCCTCATCGACGCCAGCCTGAGCATCGAGCCCGGCGAGATCGTGCTCGTCGCCGGTCCGTCCGGCTGCGGCAAGAGCACCCTCCTGCGCGTGGTCAACGGCCTCGTGCCGCGCTCCTACCGCGCCGAGGTGAGTGGCAGCATCCAGGTGAACGGGCAGGACAGCGCCGAATTCACCCTGCGCACCATCTCCGAAACCGTCGGCACCCTGCTGCAGAACCCTGCCAAGCAGGTCGTGGGTCACTCGGTGCTCGCCGAGCTTGCCTTCGGCCTGGAGAACCGCGGCGTGCGTCCCGCCGAGATCCTCAGCCGCGCCCACGCCGTGGCCCGCCGGCTGGGCATAGAGAACCTGCTCGAGACCGCCCCGCACGAGCTCTCCGGCGGCCAGCTGCAGCTCGTCGCGTTCGCCGGCATCCTCATCCTCGAGCCCGCGCTCATCATCGTGGACGAACCCCTCGCCAACCTCGACCCGGATGCCTCGCACCGGCTGCTCGGCGCCGTGCGGGAGTACGTGCGCGGCGGCGGTGCGGCGCTGATCGTGGAGCACCGGGTGGACGAGATCGTGGAACTGGCCCCCGACCGGGTGCTCTACCTCGACGAGGGCGCCACCCTGTACAGCGGCGACCTGGCCGGGTTCCTCGCCGTCGCCTCGCCCCAAGCCGTGAAGCTGCCGTTCCGCACCCTCGTGGACCGGCACCGCAGCGAGCCGGACGGGCAGCCTGTGCTCGCCGAACCCGACTGCGCCACCGCCGGCGCCGCGCGGCTCGAATTCGTCGACGCGCACCTCGGCTACGGCAGCACCACCATCCTCTCGGCCGTCACCACCCGGCTGCACGCGGGGGAGCGGGTCGCCATCCTCGGCCACAACGGTGCGGGCAAATCCACCCTGCTGCGCGCCGCCGTCGGGCTCGTCGACCCGCTGGCCGGCCAGGTTCTGCTCGAGAACGTGCCGGTCGAGACCCTGGGCGCCAAGGAACTCGTCGGCATCTGCGGCTACCTCTTCCAGAACCCCGCGCAGGCGCTGTTCAGCGACACCGTGTCCGCCGAGCTCGCGTTCGGCCCCAAGAACCTCGGCCGCAGCGAGGCCGAGATCGCCGAGATCTCGCGCATCGCACTCGAGGCCGTGCTGCTGCACGAGGAGCCCGACATCCTGGCCCGGCCGCCCCGCACCCTCTCCTTCGGCCAGCAACGCCGGCTCGCGGTGGCGCTCGCTCTCACCCTGCAGCCGCGCACCCTCATCCTCGACGAACCCACTGCCGGCCAGGACGAACGCAGCGCCACCCACTTCCTCGACGCCATCTGGGACCTGCCGGGCATCGACAGCATCTACTTCATCACGCACGACATCGACATGGCCCTGTCCAGGGCCGACCGGGTGATCGTGGTGAGCGACGGATGCATCGTGGCCGACGACACCCCGGCCGCGATCGTGCACCACACCGGCCTCTGGCACGCCACCACCGTCGGTGCGACTGCAGGCGTGCTGCGCGAGACCGACTATGTGCGCGCCGCCCGCGAACACGGCCCCCGCACCGGCCGAATGCCCCGCGCCTGGGACCTGGCCCGCCAGGTCGCCGGCGCCCCACCCGTTCCCGCCCCCGCTTCCTGA
- a CDS encoding DUF2332 domain-containing protein, producing MADLPGGAAAQRALDLEKTADWFRRFRLSETPGQSELYAGWAAGVEDDAEVLDLIIGLPRPKRQPNLVFSCARLLGAPLAGYPVFRRWLIEHWPAVAAEARVRATQTNEPRRLTAIMPVLASIGPRVALIEVGASAGLCLYPDRYSYDYSGRRVDPADGPSPVLLSAETTGPVPLPEHPPAVVWRAGLDLNPLDVRNPDDVRWLETLVWPEQTERRARLDAAMAIVREDPPLLVAGDAVAGLAALVALAPAGVPLVIVSPAVLVYLAQEQRAAFAHAAPGFGRWISLDGVGVLPRVDALLPETPVPGDYIVSLDGRPVARCGPHGQTLDWIAG from the coding sequence GTGGCTGATCTGCCCGGCGGCGCTGCCGCGCAGCGCGCCCTGGACCTGGAGAAGACCGCCGACTGGTTCCGGCGCTTCCGGCTGTCGGAGACTCCCGGCCAATCCGAGCTCTACGCCGGCTGGGCCGCCGGGGTCGAGGACGACGCCGAAGTGTTGGACCTGATCATCGGCCTGCCGCGGCCCAAGCGTCAGCCCAACCTCGTCTTCTCCTGCGCGCGCCTGCTCGGGGCGCCGCTGGCCGGCTACCCGGTGTTCCGCCGCTGGCTCATCGAGCACTGGCCGGCGGTGGCCGCCGAGGCCAGGGTGCGCGCCACCCAGACCAACGAGCCGCGCCGCCTCACCGCGATCATGCCGGTGCTCGCGTCGATCGGGCCGCGGGTGGCTCTCATCGAGGTGGGCGCCAGCGCCGGGCTCTGCCTCTACCCCGACCGGTACAGCTACGACTACTCGGGCCGACGGGTGGATCCGGCCGACGGGCCCAGCCCGGTGCTGCTGAGCGCCGAGACCACCGGGCCGGTGCCGCTGCCCGAGCATCCGCCCGCTGTCGTCTGGCGGGCCGGCCTCGACCTCAATCCCCTCGACGTGCGGAACCCGGATGACGTGCGCTGGCTCGAGACCCTGGTCTGGCCGGAACAGACCGAGCGGCGTGCCCGGCTGGATGCGGCGATGGCGATCGTGCGCGAGGACCCGCCACTGCTCGTGGCCGGGGACGCCGTGGCCGGTCTGGCGGCGCTGGTCGCGCTCGCGCCGGCGGGCGTGCCGCTGGTGATCGTGAGCCCCGCCGTGCTGGTCTACCTGGCCCAGGAGCAGCGGGCGGCCTTCGCGCATGCGGCGCCAGGCTTCGGCCGCTGGATCTCGCTGGACGGCGTAGGCGTGCTGCCCCGGGTGGACGCGCTGCTGCCGGAGACGCCGGTGCCGGGCGATTACATCGTCTCGCTCGACGGCCGGCCGGTGGCCCGCTGCGGCCCACACGGGCAGACCCTCGACTGGATCGCCGGATAG